One window from the genome of Gimesia aquarii encodes:
- a CDS encoding DUF1501 domain-containing protein, translating into MYDQQHFSRRQFLQRSGMGIGSLALAHLLGRESLATGSAPHFVGKAKHVIHVFLNGGMSQVDTLDPKPELTKRGGQMLPFDNLQTERKTGVALPSPFQFKQHGKSGIPISEIFPHLSKCVDEMAVIRSMHVELPNHEMSLMLMNTGDQRLVRPSFGSWLTWGMGSENQNLPGFIALCPGGLPVGGAGNWRSAFLPGVYQGTYVDTSKTDPKQLIEYVHNDRLTPQEQKSQFDLLQKMNDRHLANRPNEVALEARIRSFELAYRMQIEATDAFDVQQEPKHILELYGEGPQNRQLLMARRLIERGVRFVQTWHGNMQPWDSHSNINASHRKVAGECDQGLAALIIDLKQRGLLDETLILCTGEFGRTPSVEMGTNGSGAAQGRDHNHWGFSLWLAGGGIKGGTIYGATDDFGFRAVENPVSAHDLHATMLHLLGIDHERLTYRFAGRDFRLTDVHGKVIDKIIA; encoded by the coding sequence ATGTACGATCAACAACATTTTTCCCGTCGTCAATTTTTGCAACGTAGCGGAATGGGAATCGGCTCGTTGGCACTGGCTCATCTCCTCGGTCGAGAAAGTCTTGCTACTGGTTCAGCACCGCATTTTGTCGGTAAAGCCAAACATGTAATTCATGTTTTTCTCAATGGCGGCATGTCGCAAGTTGACACACTGGACCCGAAACCGGAACTGACAAAGCGTGGCGGACAGATGCTGCCTTTTGACAATCTGCAAACCGAACGAAAAACTGGTGTTGCCCTGCCTTCCCCGTTTCAATTTAAACAGCATGGAAAAAGTGGGATTCCCATCAGCGAGATCTTCCCTCATCTATCGAAATGCGTAGATGAAATGGCCGTGATTAGATCGATGCACGTCGAACTGCCTAATCATGAGATGTCTCTCATGCTGATGAATACGGGCGACCAACGTCTGGTACGTCCGAGCTTCGGCTCGTGGCTGACCTGGGGCATGGGTTCGGAGAATCAGAATTTACCGGGATTCATCGCGCTCTGTCCCGGAGGGCTTCCCGTCGGTGGTGCCGGTAACTGGCGTTCGGCATTTCTGCCTGGCGTTTATCAAGGCACTTATGTCGATACTTCGAAAACTGATCCAAAGCAACTGATTGAATACGTGCACAACGATCGCCTTACACCACAAGAACAGAAATCTCAATTCGACTTATTACAAAAAATGAACGATCGTCATCTCGCAAATCGTCCCAATGAAGTAGCGCTGGAAGCCCGTATTCGGTCTTTTGAACTCGCATATCGCATGCAAATTGAAGCGACAGACGCCTTTGATGTCCAGCAGGAACCCAAACACATTCTTGAGCTCTATGGAGAGGGACCACAGAATCGCCAATTGTTAATGGCGCGACGGCTAATCGAACGTGGCGTGCGCTTCGTACAAACCTGGCACGGCAACATGCAACCGTGGGACAGTCATTCGAATATCAATGCCAGCCATCGCAAAGTGGCCGGCGAATGCGATCAAGGTCTGGCTGCCTTAATCATCGACCTTAAACAACGAGGACTCCTCGACGAAACGCTCATTCTCTGTACGGGAGAATTTGGTCGAACCCCCTCGGTGGAAATGGGTACGAATGGTTCTGGAGCAGCACAAGGCCGCGACCATAATCACTGGGGCTTTTCTCTGTGGCTTGCCGGTGGTGGCATCAAAGGAGGTACGATCTACGGTGCCACTGATGACTTTGGATTCCGCGCTGTCGAGAACCCGGTCTCTGCACACGATCTGCACGCCACAATGCTGCACCTGCTTGGCATCGACCATGAACGTTTGACTTATCGATTTGCGGGCCGTGACTTCCGACTGACCGACGTGCATGGTAAGGTCATTGACAAAATCATTGCGTAA
- a CDS encoding sialate O-acetylesterase codes for MKLKRVFLVVVACLTLFCITTMSQAEVRLPHIFGDHMVLQRDQPIPVWGWADPGEMVSVELGGSSSSTVADDKGKWMVKLPAQKVGDPVTLNVKGTNTITLSDVLIGEVWLCSGQSNMEWTVSRSNDFEEEKATAKYRKIRHIKIPKRPNGFPQDDVEAEWTICSPDTVGNYTAVGYFFGRKLHKDLDVPIGLINSSWGGTRIEPWTPPCGFAAVPNLSDILKQVQLTDPANASYQSTLSTYLQGLEKWLAQANTALKDKTPLTPPPKYPTAIQPLTSPGSPTTLYNGMIHPLVPFAMRGAIWYQGESNHREGMLYYDKMKALIGGWREVWNQGEFPFLYVQIAPFQYGSESPSILPVFWEAQNKALEIPNTGQAVIHDIGNLQDIHPKNKQDVGKRLALIALAKTYGRKDIVHSGPVFKSLKKEGAKLRVTFNHVGSGLVSRDDKPLSLFEIIGEDTDFVPAKAVIDGDSVVLSSPKVRKAAAMRFAWHKLAEPNLANKEGLPAVPFRAGKVPERDWLSLKVDEAKEYKLLYDLDLKNLGQQIKYTHDASQDFKSPFDRIAYFLELQKIGEETQYVYVSMDAFTDDLTKLGIPTFSSKANFQMKVDNLNIISNVNGIKTGTGLTGGNIEFWPNNYGPNNSMSIPNASSRLWDFGDETGPPVNGYGCMQVHNFEAKQTIFAINQWKSGPNADIGIGNSTGRTRDWTFTSNASQYDVKRLRVLVRLK; via the coding sequence ATGAAATTGAAACGTGTCTTCCTGGTCGTTGTTGCCTGCTTGACTCTGTTCTGCATCACAACGATGAGTCAGGCGGAAGTCCGTCTGCCACATATTTTTGGCGATCATATGGTCTTGCAGCGCGATCAACCCATTCCTGTATGGGGTTGGGCTGATCCGGGTGAAATGGTTTCAGTGGAACTGGGTGGGTCTAGCAGTTCCACAGTCGCCGATGACAAAGGGAAATGGATGGTCAAACTCCCCGCACAGAAAGTCGGTGATCCGGTCACCTTAAATGTCAAAGGAACGAATACGATCACGCTTTCCGATGTGCTGATTGGTGAAGTGTGGCTTTGCTCGGGTCAGTCGAATATGGAATGGACGGTCTCCAGATCGAATGACTTCGAAGAAGAAAAAGCAACAGCCAAATATAGGAAAATTCGTCACATCAAAATTCCCAAACGTCCAAACGGTTTCCCTCAGGATGATGTTGAAGCCGAGTGGACCATTTGTTCGCCAGATACAGTAGGTAACTACACCGCAGTGGGCTACTTCTTCGGCCGCAAGTTACACAAAGACCTTGATGTCCCCATTGGGCTGATTAACTCTTCCTGGGGTGGGACGCGAATCGAACCCTGGACGCCCCCCTGTGGTTTTGCGGCTGTGCCCAACCTCAGCGACATCCTGAAACAGGTACAATTGACGGACCCGGCCAACGCCTCGTATCAATCAACGCTAAGTACTTATCTTCAAGGTCTCGAAAAATGGCTGGCACAAGCAAACACAGCACTCAAAGATAAGACGCCATTAACCCCTCCTCCCAAGTATCCCACCGCCATTCAGCCACTGACCAGTCCAGGCTCCCCAACCACACTTTATAACGGCATGATTCATCCCCTGGTTCCCTTCGCAATGAGAGGGGCGATCTGGTATCAGGGGGAATCGAACCATCGCGAGGGAATGCTTTACTATGATAAAATGAAAGCATTGATCGGTGGTTGGCGCGAAGTCTGGAATCAGGGCGAATTCCCTTTCCTCTATGTTCAAATTGCACCGTTTCAATATGGAAGCGAATCGCCCAGCATCCTCCCTGTCTTCTGGGAGGCGCAAAATAAAGCACTGGAGATTCCGAACACAGGTCAAGCGGTCATTCATGACATCGGTAACCTGCAGGATATCCATCCCAAAAATAAACAGGATGTCGGGAAACGCCTTGCGTTGATCGCACTGGCGAAGACTTACGGACGCAAAGACATCGTCCATTCCGGGCCTGTATTTAAATCGCTGAAGAAAGAGGGTGCGAAATTACGTGTAACCTTCAATCATGTGGGTAGCGGACTTGTGTCTCGCGATGATAAGCCACTCAGTTTATTCGAAATCATTGGTGAAGACACCGACTTCGTCCCGGCCAAAGCCGTCATTGATGGCGACTCAGTCGTTCTTTCCTCACCCAAAGTCAGAAAAGCAGCTGCAATGCGATTCGCCTGGCACAAACTGGCCGAACCAAACTTAGCGAACAAGGAAGGCCTGCCGGCGGTTCCATTCCGTGCAGGCAAGGTGCCGGAGCGTGATTGGTTATCTCTCAAGGTCGATGAGGCAAAGGAGTACAAATTGCTTTACGACCTCGATTTGAAAAACCTGGGTCAGCAGATCAAGTACACTCACGATGCAAGCCAGGATTTCAAGAGTCCGTTCGACCGGATTGCCTACTTTCTGGAGCTGCAAAAAATCGGCGAGGAGACGCAGTACGTCTATGTCTCAATGGATGCCTTCACCGATGATCTTACCAAACTTGGTATCCCCACTTTCAGCAGCAAAGCAAATTTTCAAATGAAAGTGGACAACTTAAATATTATCTCCAATGTAAACGGCATTAAGACAGGCACTGGTTTGACGGGCGGCAACATTGAATTCTGGCCTAACAACTATGGCCCCAACAATTCAATGAGCATTCCCAACGCCAGTTCCCGCCTCTGGGACTTTGGCGATGAAACTGGTCCACCCGTCAATGGTTATGGTTGCATGCAGGTCCACAATTTTGAAGCGAAGCAAACAATCTTTGCCATCAATCAGTGGAAAAGTGGTCCCAATGCAGACATCGGCATCGGTAACAGTACCGGTAGAACGCGCGACTGGACCTTTACATCAAACGCTTCGCAGTATGACGTAAAACGACTACGCGTTTTGGTACGACTCAAATAA
- a CDS encoding DUF6717 family protein, giving the protein MKSEASPQDKTIQPTFRWKRLIPILLILVLLGLGISWKYDLFSSSKPGARENAIMVIAPYRYQGTWVFDDASVGLVREPFVAGVPEMIDVIVKDIPSADDGFRLLFSAKAFPGYQKKLVWLRGDSGGNYYRFEDDPMEGWICPAMFKYYSTAPKELYVKAESKS; this is encoded by the coding sequence ATGAAAAGTGAAGCGTCACCCCAAGACAAGACGATTCAACCAACCTTTCGCTGGAAGCGTCTCATCCCGATTCTGCTGATCCTGGTTTTACTGGGACTAGGTATTTCATGGAAGTATGACTTATTTTCCTCATCAAAACCTGGTGCGCGGGAAAATGCAATCATGGTGATTGCACCCTATCGGTATCAGGGAACATGGGTGTTTGATGACGCTTCCGTTGGCTTGGTGCGTGAACCGTTTGTAGCCGGTGTCCCAGAAATGATTGATGTAATTGTCAAAGACATTCCTAGTGCCGATGATGGTTTTCGACTTTTATTTTCCGCGAAAGCGTTTCCCGGCTATCAGAAAAAACTAGTCTGGTTACGTGGAGATTCCGGCGGGAACTATTATCGGTTCGAAGATGATCCCATGGAAGGCTGGATCTGCCCGGCGATGTTCAAGTACTATTCCACCGCACCGAAAGAACTCTATGTAAAAGCAGAGTCAAAAAGCTGA
- a CDS encoding sulfatase yields MTKSFQTYIVAFLVFCWQPVGASAVDRPNILMIVVDDLRPMLGCYGDPRAQTPNIDRLAALGVVFERAYCQYAKCGPSRLSMMTGLRPDTIGVFDHRNDSATRFRKRRPDVVSMARWLKDHGYHTRGLGKIYHDGWDVASDWSSPAFPGRKREMWEIFDQSNPAGPTIVAERFACPVMQSPDVPDNHFFAGRMTDEAIRTLHKQKLGKPLFLAVGYRRPHLPFIAPKKYYDLHQPDKSWLAKNQRPPHNSPVMAWFNSDGYVKAALRAKLTMPNPPSREEGPLWNGYELRSYLGAPNQGLIDLEMQLKLLQAYAACVSYVDAQIGRLLHELEKTDRLSNTIIVLCSDHGWHLGEQSAWSKMTNFEIATRVPFLIVAPGIKPGRTRNLAELVDLYPTICELTGLKNPPHLEGESLVPSLRQPKQKRKSVALSQHTRFREKYIGRALRTDHYRFVVWFEKKNGRIIERELYDHQTDPLETQNIAGNPEQAERVKTLEAQLHRSFKLH; encoded by the coding sequence ATGACGAAGTCATTCCAAACTTATATTGTTGCCTTCCTGGTGTTTTGCTGGCAGCCAGTCGGCGCGTCGGCGGTTGATCGTCCGAATATACTGATGATCGTCGTTGATGATCTGCGGCCGATGCTGGGTTGCTATGGCGATCCGCGTGCGCAGACTCCGAATATCGATCGGCTGGCAGCACTTGGTGTTGTTTTTGAGCGTGCCTACTGCCAGTATGCCAAATGCGGGCCTTCCCGACTTTCGATGATGACCGGACTGCGACCTGATACCATCGGCGTCTTTGATCATCGCAATGATTCGGCAACACGATTCCGTAAACGTCGTCCTGATGTCGTTTCCATGGCGCGCTGGTTGAAGGACCACGGATATCATACTCGAGGCTTGGGTAAGATCTATCACGATGGTTGGGATGTGGCATCGGACTGGTCGAGCCCCGCTTTTCCCGGACGTAAGAGAGAGATGTGGGAGATCTTCGATCAATCAAACCCTGCAGGACCGACGATTGTGGCCGAACGGTTTGCCTGTCCGGTGATGCAAAGCCCGGATGTTCCCGACAATCACTTCTTCGCAGGTCGTATGACGGATGAAGCGATTCGTACCCTGCACAAACAGAAGCTGGGGAAACCACTGTTTCTCGCCGTGGGATATCGCCGTCCCCATCTCCCGTTCATTGCCCCCAAGAAATACTATGATCTCCATCAGCCCGACAAGTCGTGGCTCGCTAAGAACCAGAGGCCGCCACACAACTCTCCTGTGATGGCATGGTTTAATTCAGATGGATACGTTAAAGCGGCGCTACGTGCAAAGCTCACGATGCCGAACCCACCCAGTCGCGAAGAGGGTCCCTTATGGAATGGTTATGAACTGCGGAGTTACCTGGGTGCCCCCAATCAGGGTCTGATCGACCTAGAAATGCAGCTTAAGCTTCTACAGGCTTATGCTGCCTGCGTGAGCTATGTTGATGCTCAGATTGGAAGACTGCTACATGAACTTGAGAAGACGGATCGTCTGTCAAATACGATCATTGTCTTATGTTCCGATCATGGCTGGCATCTCGGCGAGCAGAGTGCCTGGAGCAAAATGACCAACTTTGAAATCGCCACCCGTGTACCATTCCTCATTGTCGCTCCTGGAATCAAACCAGGCCGCACGCGCAATCTCGCAGAATTGGTAGATCTCTACCCTACAATCTGCGAACTGACAGGACTCAAAAACCCACCACACCTCGAAGGCGAAAGTCTGGTCCCCTCATTGCGACAACCTAAGCAGAAAAGAAAGTCCGTTGCCCTCAGCCAACACACACGCTTCCGCGAGAAATACATAGGCCGCGCACTTCGCACGGACCACTACCGTTTCGTGGTCTGGTTTGAAAAGAAAAACGGCCGTATTATTGAGCGCGAACTCTACGATCATCAAACCGACCCGCTGGAAACACAAAACATCGCCGGAAACCCAGAACAGGCTGAACGCGTGAAAACACTGGAAGCACAACTCCACCGGTCATTCAAATTGCATTGA
- a CDS encoding PSD1 and planctomycete cytochrome C domain-containing protein: MLNQRRLSFTVLSSLTLVLFFQTCICFATEVRFNEHIRPILAEHCLHCHGPDAGDRQADLRLDRESAAKESAIVPKKPHESELFQRIISKDPDLRMPPVETGKSLSATQIKLVEQWIQEGAPFQDHWAFEPIKKPELPQVDNTTITDIDRFILVRLKTQGLELSPPINRRQLIRRATFDLIGLPPTWDEVTAFVNDKSPQAFEKVIDRLLNSPQYGERWGRHWLDIARYADTYGGSAIGFKKFPFSYTYRDYVIRALNADIPYNRFVTEQLAADQLGLKENDPALAALGFLTVGMQFRNPHDTIDDQIDVVTRGLLGLTVACARCHDHKYDSIPTDDYYSLYATLGSSSLPQRQPIIGQAPDTKAYRGYQAALSQRQEQHDDMVREQSAIMRGRLRMQVGLYLRELAKQTPEQDLSAVFLSYRTDDLRPLVLNRWRNYLEKLAENDPVFGPWHRLSRLDSKNFHDRCLALIESLSKENGDPAKQPAMQKLTANAPRWNPRVLDSITRQKPESLLEVADVYGKLFAEVHQQWLKVLTGTSLEASTGAKVIPDEDPRHLAANSPVNRQLRKHLYAPNTPTAMTDETAMTLLNRPIRDNVRGRKGAIDNLHLTSPGSPPRAMTLREKKLTDEFYVFRRGNPIDRGNPVQARFLSALSAPNSNPFIPGKQRLGLAQSIVDPANPLTRRVIVNWVWQHHFGRGLVRTPDDFGTRGQQPTHPQLLDYLATKFLEEGWSLKKLHRQIMLTAVYQQAAIENSEARIKDPENKLLWRMPRRRLEMEAMRDSMLLVSGELDTQRDGRPFNLLSKPVVPRRSVYAFVNRDIVSSMASTFDGANPNACTAKRPETNVPQQTLFALNSSFIQDRAVALASLKEIVSAKTDEERVRLLYQRTYSRSPEPQEVELALNYIRSQKEKSKTNPWQRLAHVLLAANEFVFVD, encoded by the coding sequence ATGCTGAATCAACGCAGACTGTCATTCACTGTACTCAGCTCTTTAACTCTGGTGCTCTTCTTTCAGACATGCATCTGTTTTGCTACAGAGGTGCGGTTCAATGAACACATTCGCCCCATTTTGGCCGAACACTGTTTGCACTGTCATGGACCAGATGCCGGTGATCGTCAAGCTGATTTGCGACTGGATAGGGAATCAGCCGCAAAGGAGTCCGCGATCGTCCCAAAGAAACCACATGAAAGTGAACTGTTCCAGCGTATTATCTCAAAGGACCCCGACCTGCGTATGCCACCGGTTGAGACAGGTAAATCGTTGAGTGCTACACAGATCAAACTTGTGGAACAATGGATTCAGGAAGGGGCTCCCTTCCAGGATCACTGGGCGTTTGAGCCCATTAAAAAGCCAGAACTTCCGCAAGTCGACAACACAACGATCACAGACATTGATCGTTTCATTCTGGTGCGGTTGAAAACTCAGGGACTGGAATTGTCACCCCCCATCAACCGGCGGCAACTGATTCGCCGCGCCACGTTTGACCTCATAGGTCTTCCACCAACATGGGACGAAGTGACAGCCTTCGTGAATGACAAGTCTCCACAGGCGTTTGAAAAAGTTATCGACCGGCTGCTTAACTCTCCCCAATATGGCGAACGATGGGGTCGACACTGGCTCGACATTGCACGATATGCTGATACATACGGCGGAAGCGCCATTGGATTTAAGAAGTTCCCCTTTTCCTATACTTATCGTGACTATGTGATTCGTGCGTTGAACGCAGACATTCCCTATAACCGCTTTGTGACAGAGCAGCTTGCCGCTGACCAGTTAGGTCTGAAAGAAAATGATCCGGCTTTAGCAGCACTCGGGTTTCTGACAGTGGGCATGCAGTTCCGGAACCCGCATGACACAATTGATGACCAGATCGACGTTGTGACGCGTGGGCTCCTGGGGCTGACTGTTGCCTGCGCGCGATGTCATGACCACAAATACGATTCGATTCCCACAGACGATTACTACTCACTCTATGCAACACTGGGCAGTAGCAGTTTACCGCAGAGGCAGCCGATCATTGGTCAGGCACCCGATACCAAAGCATATCGTGGTTACCAAGCTGCACTGTCTCAACGTCAAGAACAGCATGATGATATGGTTCGCGAACAAAGTGCCATTATGCGCGGCCGACTGCGAATGCAGGTCGGTCTCTATCTTCGTGAGCTCGCAAAACAAACTCCCGAGCAAGACTTATCGGCAGTTTTTCTCTCATACCGTACCGATGACCTGCGACCACTTGTGTTGAATCGCTGGCGAAACTACCTGGAAAAACTGGCCGAAAATGATCCTGTGTTTGGACCATGGCATCGGTTATCGCGTCTTGATTCAAAAAACTTCCATGATCGATGTCTGGCATTAATTGAGTCACTTTCCAAAGAGAATGGCGATCCGGCAAAACAACCAGCCATGCAGAAACTCACTGCGAATGCCCCCCGCTGGAATCCGCGCGTGTTAGACTCTATTACCAGACAGAAACCAGAGTCTCTGCTCGAAGTTGCCGACGTGTACGGCAAACTCTTCGCTGAGGTACATCAGCAATGGTTAAAAGTATTAACAGGAACTTCACTTGAAGCAAGCACTGGTGCTAAAGTTATTCCCGATGAAGATCCTCGTCACCTCGCTGCGAACAGTCCGGTCAACCGACAACTAAGAAAACACTTATACGCACCAAATACCCCAACAGCAATGACAGATGAAACTGCAATGACTCTTCTCAATCGACCAATTCGAGACAACGTGAGAGGACGCAAAGGCGCCATTGATAACCTGCATCTGACATCTCCCGGTTCACCGCCGCGAGCAATGACACTCCGTGAGAAAAAACTCACTGACGAGTTTTATGTCTTTCGCAGGGGAAATCCCATCGATCGGGGAAATCCGGTTCAGGCGCGATTCCTGAGTGCATTATCGGCACCGAATTCTAATCCATTTATCCCAGGGAAGCAGAGACTCGGACTGGCCCAATCGATAGTGGATCCGGCTAATCCATTAACGCGACGCGTAATCGTGAATTGGGTCTGGCAACATCACTTTGGCCGTGGCCTCGTACGCACACCCGATGACTTTGGCACGCGCGGCCAGCAACCCACGCACCCTCAACTACTGGATTATCTGGCGACAAAATTTCTGGAAGAGGGCTGGTCATTAAAAAAACTACATCGACAGATCATGCTGACTGCCGTATATCAACAAGCAGCCATTGAAAATAGTGAAGCGCGCATCAAAGACCCCGAAAACAAACTACTCTGGAGAATGCCTCGACGCAGGCTTGAGATGGAAGCCATGCGGGATTCAATGTTACTGGTATCTGGTGAACTCGATACCCAAAGAGATGGCCGCCCCTTCAACCTGCTCTCCAAACCAGTGGTTCCGCGTCGCAGCGTCTACGCATTTGTAAACCGCGATATTGTATCCAGCATGGCGAGTACCTTCGACGGAGCGAATCCTAATGCGTGTACTGCCAAGCGTCCTGAAACGAACGTTCCTCAGCAAACATTGTTCGCACTGAATTCCAGTTTTATTCAAGACCGTGCTGTGGCGCTCGCCTCTCTAAAGGAAATCGTATCCGCAAAAACTGACGAGGAACGAGTACGGTTGCTCTACCAGCGCACTTACTCCCGATCCCCGGAACCACAGGAAGTAGAACTCGCACTCAACTACATTCGATCTCAAAAAGAAAAATCAAAAACCAACCCGTGGCAAAGACTGGCACATGTCTTGCTCGCTGCCAACGAATTTGTTTTCGTGGATTAA